The following nucleotide sequence is from Gemmatimonadota bacterium.
CCCACATCTCGTGCAATCTGATCACTATTGGGCAAATCGGGATTCTTATCGGCAATAATTTTTTGCGTCAACTCAATCGCGCGATTCAGCACATCTTCCAAAAAAACCACATTGCCCCTGCGCGTTGAAGCCCCACTGCCATCTTTGAATCGCAGCCGTCCAAATTGCACATGCGCGCATTTTTCTCGCCAATCGTATTCCATCAATTCCAACACCTGAAACAACTGGCGAAAATACAGCGATTGCGCCACATCCACCACATAGAGCAATTTTTCAAAGCGATATGTTTCCCACCGATACTCCAGCGCGGCCAAATCGCGCGTACCGTACAATGTCGCATCGTCGCTTCGCAATGCGATCAAAGGCGGCATATCCCATTTTTCCAAATCCACAATAGTCGCGCCTTCACTCTCGGTCAGCAACCCCTTTACCCGCAAGCGATCCAATGTCGCGGGCATCTTATCCTGATAAAAACTCTCGCCAGCAATCGACTCAAATCCAATACCCAGCATATCGTAAACGCGGTCAAACTCCTTAAAACTCACATCCACGCACACCTGCCACATCCGCACGGCTTCTTCATCGCCGTCTTCGAGGCGGCGAAACCAATCGCGGGCTTCCTGTTCGAGTTCGGGATTGTCTTCAATCTCCTCGTTAATGCGAACATAGAGTTCAAGCAACTTCTGAATAGTAATATCCGCCGTCAATTCGCCCTCACCCCAGTAATTCCACGCCAGAATCAATTTCGCAAACTGGGATCCCCAATCGCCCAGATGATTCACCCCAATCACTTCATAGCCCAATGCCCGATAAATATTTCGCAAAGCATTGCCAATCACCGTTGACCGCAGATGGTGAATGCCAAATGGCTTGGCAATATTGGGATGCGAAAAATCGATCACAACCGTCTTTCCAGCACCGTGATCTCCACGCCCGTAATCCGCACCCTGTTCGAGAATCGCCGAGAGTGTCTCCCCCGCCAAATTGGTCTTCGGCACAAAAAAATTGAGATACGGACCTGCTGGACGCACCTCGGAAATTCGATCACCTGTCGCAATTTGTGCAGATAGCTCTTCGGCAATCAGATGGGGTGCTTTGCGAAAAATTTTAGCCAGCGCAAAACACGGCAAAGCATAATCGCCCATCTCGGGTTTTGGCGGCGTTTCGATCAGCGCCCTCACATCGCCACAAGACATCTCAGTTGCTTTTGACACCTGCAATACAATTTCTTCGACAAAAGGATTGACCATAAAAGACTACCTCTCCTCCAGTTCCCTATTTCAAAATATCCAAATCCAAAATTTTCTGTACATCGGCCTTCACTTGTGCGGGCACGCGAAACCGATAGCTCTTTCGTTGAGAAATGAGTTCCAAATCCCGCTCGGTACGCCACACATATCTCGAAAATCGCTGCCAGGGCATGTAGCGCATGCCCATCAGCAATCCGCGCGTGCTCATGGTCACGCGAATGGTAGCATACGCGATATAAAAAAATTCGAGAGAAAGCAAAAAACCGAATAATTGCGGCACAAATCCCACGCCATCTGAGATCGCGGCTCCCCGAAACAACACAATACCCCCCGTCACAATCAAAAGCACATCCCATCGCTTCTGCAAAAAAACCACCACAGGCTCTTGTGCATTGGACACATGACGTCGCAATCGCCAATACGCCACAATAGACGCGCCCAATAAAATGGGAGCGAGAATCAACACGATTTGTATAAGTGTCAAAGGCATGTTACGATTTCGACGCCAGATAAATGGTTGCAATCCCAAAGCTCAACCGAACCGCCTGTATATCGGCAAATCCCGCATCGAATAACCGCCCGCAAAAATCGGCACCTTCGGGAAAATGCATCACAGATTCATACAAATAGCGGTAGGCATTCGGGTCGCGGGAGATCATGTGTCCAATACGAGGCAAAATACGCTGAAAATAAAAATTGTAAAGGCCGCGGAACACAGGGGTTCGCGGCCTTGAAAACTCCAGCACAGCCACGCGCCCACCCACCTTGAGCACGCGGCACATCTCGCTCAGGGCCGTTTCCAACTCGGCCACGTTGCGAATGCCAAATCCGATTGTCACGCCGTCAAATGTCCCCTCACAAAAGGGGAGACTCTCCCCATCGCCACACAAAAACGCGACCGGATTTGCTCGCGACTCATTTTTTTTTGTACCCTCACGCAACATCGGCACCGAAGGATCGACGCCGATCACCTGAATATCGCCAGCGCGCTTACCGCATTCAAACCCCAAATCGCCCGTGCCCGTAGCCAGGTCCAAAATTCGCCAGTTCGGCCCAGGTTGCAATCGGTCAATCGTCTTTTTTCGCCACAAAATATCAATGCCCAGGCTCAACAGGTGGTTGAGCAAATCGTATCTGCGGGCAATCCCGTCAAACATCTGCCGCACAAAAGCGCGCTTGGCTTCTGGTTTGAGCAACACATCGCGCGCAATACCCGCAGGGGCTTTAGGGCTATCCCTGTGCTCACCTCTCATTTTTTGTGCCGACCCGTTTGACAACGACATTTTTCATCACATCGGTCGGTGGCTCAACACCCGTCCAGATCGCAAAAGACCGCGCCCCTTGAAAGACCAGCATATCCAGCCCTCCAAAAGCAG
It contains:
- the ubiE gene encoding bifunctional demethylmenaquinone methyltransferase/2-methoxy-6-polyprenyl-1,4-benzoquinol methylase UbiE — translated: MRGEHRDSPKAPAGIARDVLLKPEAKRAFVRQMFDGIARRYDLLNHLLSLGIDILWRKKTIDRLQPGPNWRILDLATGTGDLGFECGKRAGDIQVIGVDPSVPMLREGTKKNESRANPVAFLCGDGESLPFCEGTFDGVTIGFGIRNVAELETALSEMCRVLKVGGRVAVLEFSRPRTPVFRGLYNFYFQRILPRIGHMISRDPNAYRYLYESVMHFPEGADFCGRLFDAGFADIQAVRLSFGIATIYLASKS
- the argS gene encoding arginine--tRNA ligase, translating into MVNPFVEEIVLQVSKATEMSCGDVRALIETPPKPEMGDYALPCFALAKIFRKAPHLIAEELSAQIATGDRISEVRPAGPYLNFFVPKTNLAGETLSAILEQGADYGRGDHGAGKTVVIDFSHPNIAKPFGIHHLRSTVIGNALRNIYRALGYEVIGVNHLGDWGSQFAKLILAWNYWGEGELTADITIQKLLELYVRINEEIEDNPELEQEARDWFRRLEDGDEEAVRMWQVCVDVSFKEFDRVYDMLGIGFESIAGESFYQDKMPATLDRLRVKGLLTESEGATIVDLEKWDMPPLIALRSDDATLYGTRDLAALEYRWETYRFEKLLYVVDVAQSLYFRQLFQVLELMEYDWREKCAHVQFGRLRFKDGSGASTRRGNVVFLEDVLNRAIELTQKIIADKNPDLPNSDQIARDVG